TACGCGACAATTCCATTGATTCACCTCAATCGATGCAGATCACTTCCTTATTTACACTACTGAAAATGGAGATTCTGAACACTATGTTGTCCCTATCGATGAGCTCGAACACGCAGGCATCTCCTATGCACAAGCGAGCTTCTCTTACGAATGCTGACCAGCCGGCTGCCAAGAATGCAATCTGGAAGCGCTTATAGCCATGGAGCTTCACCTCCCACGATCTTCCCGAATTAACAAGAGTCACCATTCGCCGGTCTCCCCGAATGTATGTCTTCATGAACTTCCAGGGAATGTTCTGCTCATATAGTAGTTTGATGACCAACCAGTGTATGATTGAAAATGAGCATAATATAAGCATGCAAATTCATGAGCGAAGCACAGAAGACAGCTCCCGCTTACCAATTTTGTGTATATATGATTTGGCAATATCACGATGTGGAAAAACGGATACTCCGATTCAAATTTGCTAGCTTTTTCATAAGTAGTGATAGGACTCGGACATGGAGAACCGTGAAAAGCTGGCTCCAAAGAGCTCTCTCGGAATTGAGATTGTTCAATTTCAATCCGACCTGCACCGCAAAGAGAATTCTCATAAGCACCAGTATGAAATTTTCACGCAAGGACAATGAAAGAATTTAACATGGATCGCATCACTTTCATTCTCTTCCTGGAAGATACAACCAAGTAGATTTCGCACCTCCCAAATCATTATTTCATCAATCAACAAACAAACAGCTTCTTAAAAGGTTTTCTAGGATTTGAAAGCAAATTGAGAATAGAAATAGTGTCAGCAGAAAAATAACTTATAAAGAAACAAGTGACTGACACCACAAATTCAGAGTTGAATATGGTGCCATCACCGACAGCGACTGTGCATCTGAATTGCCATGATCTTCACAAACCATACcgaaaaattcatcatataGGAAAGCTCATAAttaaggaagagaaaacaagaaaaaaaaaaaaaggtgcacTTTTGTGGATTCAGCAATAATGaactgaacaaaagagttgtaaTTAGGAATATTGAATTCCCAGGTGATATAGACAGCTCAAAGCGACACTCTTAGTGTTCATCTCGATCAACATAAATCAGGTCCTTACCATCACTGCTGAAAATGGAGACTCTGAACACAATGTCATCCCTATCAATGAGCTCAAACACGCAGACATCCCCTAGACGAAGACCAGTTTCTCTTGTGAATGAGGGCCAACCACTAGTTAGAAATGCCATCCCTCTGTGATCATAGCTCTTCAACTTCACTTGCCAAGATCTGTCTAAGTAACTAAGAGTCGCAACCTGCTTGTTCTTCTGAACATGTTTCCTGAAGAATTCACTAGGAATGCTCTGCCCAGGAGGAGTTTGACAACCAACATATGATTAGGAAATGTGATAGAATAAGGATACACTCATGAGAGAAACAAACATGAGACGTGGATTTGCGATAAAATTTGCTAGTTTTAGGAGTTCTAATCAACCATTTTAACTTGCCAATGGAAGTTACCAACCATAACCACTTAACCTGCAATTTCGCATCTAAATGTCAAAATGTATACTCTTTCGCATAACTGAAGCCATTAATCGTGAGACAGGTACTGATACGATTCATATTTGAGTTCGATTCATACCATGAACACTCCAAGGAGAACAATAAGTCATGTGGTTTCCCACACAAACTAAATCAACTTGGTAGACACTAGAATTTAAGACAAAATACAAACTGCAATCACATTTGAATTCAATGCATGCGACCGATGAATAGAGCTTGGGATCTTACCAAACGTTTCCGAACATAAGAAGGCCGCATCACCACTTTGAAAAAGGGATGGTCCGATTCAAATCTCCTAGCTTTCTCAAAAGCAGAGATCGGGCTCAGACCTGGAGAAAAGTGAAAAGCTGGCTCGGGAGAGCTTTCTTTGTGTTGAGATTGTTTGCTTTTGATCCGACCTGCACTACGAAGTGGAGAATTCTCATAAGCAATATCAACTTTTCACGAATTCAAAATGGAAGGGTTTAATATGGATCGCAAGTCGATATGCATGACCATTTTCATGCTCTTCCCAGAAGATATAACCAAGTAGATGTCACACCTCCCAAATCGTTATCTCATCAATCAACAAAGAGAAAGTTCCTTAAATGATTCTTTTAGTATTGGAAAACAGATAATGGAAATAGAAAGAATGTCCGCAGAAACAAAACTTATAAAACAAGAAGTGCCTGAAACCTCCCAATTAGACATGAATATGGCACTATCAACGACAGTGACTGCGCATTTGAATTActaaacacacaaaaaaaaaaaaaaaaaaattcataatcttGGAAGGCtcattattagaaagaaaaaacagaaaaaaaaattgtgcattTTTTATGGATTCAGCGGGACCAAATGAACAAAGGAATTGTCATTAGAATAATGAATTCTAGGTGATTTAGACGGCTCAAAGTGACACTTCTTGTGTCCATCTCAATCAATATAAATCAGGTCCTTACCATCACTCTTGAAAATGTAGACACTGAACACAATGTCATCCCTATCAATGAGCTCAAAAACACAGACATCTCTTAGACGAAGACCAGTTTCTCTCACGAATGAGCACCAGCCATTAGAGAGAAATGCCGTTCCTCTGTGTTCAAAGCTCCTCAGCTTCACTTGCCACAATCTGTCTGAGTACCTAAGAGTCGCAATTTGCTTGTTCTTTTGAACATGTTTCCTGAAGAATCCACTAGGAATGCTCTGCCAAGGAGGTGTTTAACAACCAATATATGATTAGGAAATGTGATAGGATAAGTATACACTCACGAGAGAAACACGCACGAGATGTggatttatgataaaatttcctAGTTTTAGGAGTTCCAATCAACCGTTTTTACTTGCCAATGGAAGTTACCAATCATAACCACTTAACCTGCAATTTCGCATCTAAATGTCAAAATATATGCTCCTGGACATAACTGAAGCCATCAATTTTGAGACAAGCATAGATACGATTCATATTTGAATTGGACTCATACCACGAACACTTTGAGAAGAATAGCAAGTTATGTGGTTTCCCACACAAATAAATCAACTTGGTAGACACTAAAATATAAGACATATAAACTGCAATCACGTTTGAACTCGATGTATGCCACTGAAGAATAGAGCTCGTGATCATACCAATTGTTTCCGAACATAAGAAGGCCGCATCACCACTTTGAAAAAGGGATGGTCCGATTCAAATCCACTAGCTTTTTCATGAGCAGTGACAGGGCTCAAACATGGAGAACCATGAAAAGATGGCTCCGAAGAGCTCTCTTGACATTGAGACTGTCCGATTTCAATCCGACCTGCACCACAAAGAGGAGAAATCTCATAAGCACCAATATGAACTTTTCACGAATTCACAATGGAAGGATTTAACGAGGATCTCATATCAATATAGAttatcattttcatcatcatcccGGAAAATGTAACCAAGTAGATTTTACACCTCCCAAATCATCATCTCATAATCAAAAAAGAAGCAGCTTCTTTAAAGGTTTTTTAGGATTTGAAAACAGATTAAGAATAGAAAGAATGTCAGCAGAAACATAAGTTATATTGCAACAAGTGACTGACACCTCCAAATTTAGATTTGATGTAGCGCCATCAATGATAGCACTGTGCAGTTAATTACTATGAATTTCACACACCATACGGAAAAATTCATCATCTTGGAAGGATAATAactaaggaagaaaaaacagatAAAAGTGCACTTTTTATGGATTCAGTGAGTATTAAACTGAACAACTAAGTTGTAATTAGGAATACTGAATTCCTAGATGATTTAGACGGCTTAAAGTGGCAATTCTAGTGTCCATCTCGATCAATATAAATCAGGTCCTTACCATCATTGTTGAAGTTGCAGACTCTGAACATAATGTCATTCCTATCAATGAGCTCGAACACGCAGACATCACTTACATGAAGACCAGTTTCTCTCACGAATGAGGACCAACCGGTAGAGAGAAATGCCATTCGTCTGTGTTCATAGCTCCTCAGCTTCACTTGCCACGATCTGTCTGAGTACCT
This Eucalyptus grandis isolate ANBG69807.140 chromosome 7, ASM1654582v1, whole genome shotgun sequence DNA region includes the following protein-coding sequences:
- the LOC104452869 gene encoding B3 domain-containing transcription factor VRN1; the protein is MRPSYIQKYLCVPCEFFRKHVQKDKQLVTLRYSDRSWQVKLRSYEHRRMAFLSTGWSSFVRETGLHVSDVCVFELIDRNDIMFRVCNFNNDGRIEIGQSQCQESSSEPSFHGSPCLSPVTAHEKASGFESDHPFFKVVMRPSYVRKQLSIPSGFFRKHVQKNKQIATLRYSDRLWQVKLRSFEHRGTAFLSNGWCSFVRETGLRLRDVCVFELIDRDDIVFSVYIFKSDGRIKSKQSQHKESSPEPAFHFSPGLSPISAFEKARRFESDHPFFKVVMRPSYVRKRLSIPSEFFRKHVQKNKQVATLSYLDRSWQVKLKSYDHRGMAFLTSGWPSFTRETGLRLGDVCVFELIDRDDIVFRVSIFSSDGRIEIEQSQFRESSLEPAFHGSPCPSPITTYEKASKFESEYPFFHIVILPNHIYTKLNIPWKFMKTYIRGDRRMVTLVNSGRSWEVKLHGYKRFQIAFLAAGWSAFVREARLCIGDACVFELIDRDNIVFRISIFSSVNKEVICID